A stretch of DNA from Coccidioides posadasii str. Silveira chromosome 1, complete sequence:
GTCATGTAACACTAGTATAGGCGCAACTAAATTGATTTCTTGTTGAAGCATCCTCGCCATGGCTTTGCTGACACAAAAATGGGCAGTGGCGAAACGACAGGCTGTCATTTCGTGAAACCGAAGGAATTTGACCATTGGATGGCGCGGTCCTAGCTTCATTGCGAGGATGGAGTATCCGAAATTATGCCAGTCAATGATCAGTCGAGTATTGCGGAGCCAACAAGCAAGTTGGGCCATGACGAGGGTCGGGACTGTGGGCGGGTTCTGGCGTTGAGAGAGGGTAGCAACTTCAGTCTCTTGGAATAGAAGGACACCAATGCAAAATTCACACGAAAGTTCGGTTCCCGGTTTAAGCTACGACGAGAAGCTAGTCGCTTACCTGGATGAGCATCCATTGGGCGGGCTTGGAGCGGTACACGAGAGCGCTCCACAGGAACCAGGTCTGCTGGAGAACCTTCAAGACCGCCAGTAGAGGAAAGAGTACATTATTCTTTGTCTGCAGCATTTTTGGAGGGGGTGGGAGGGCAACGATGGAGACAAGAGGGTTCGAAAGGAGCTCCGGCTTCGGTGGAGATGCTGGTAGAGGGATTTTGTTAACATATGCAAACTCGGTAACCGTCATTCGAGGCGGGAGCTTACTCTGATATCCTATTATCGTAACGCGGCCACCGTGTTTCGCGACGCTCTCGGCGTGGTACTGCATTCTTGGGCTATGCCCAATATCGCCAAGGACAACGATCTGAACAGAGATCGAAGCTTTCTTCGCATCTGAGTCTGATGCTCTCGCCCTACCTATGGGAAACACCCAGACCAGAGCAACTGTGGTCGCGAGGAACAGGGAGAGGCAGGCGATCACCAGCGCCTGGAGGACGGCCATTGGCAGCAGGGAGCAGGTAAATTGGCAGAAAACCCAGGGGCTCTGTCAGGACCTGTGTTTTATCTGGTCAACAGACAGCATCATGGCTCCCGTTCAGCCATGTCGAGTGGAGAAAAagcagaagcagaagaacaGGCGACGACGACAAGCGGCGGTCGATGGGCGGGATGATGGCCTGGCCGGAAGGGGAATGGTGCGCTGGCAGGGCCAGGCGATAAGCAGCCTTGGCATCTCTTGGCACAACTCCCCCCCTGAAAACGCAGAGCAAAATCCTAACAAACAGGGCCTGACCATCGCAACGCACGGCATCTCACCGGGCCACCGGCAGACACAGCAACAGCAGGAGGGGACACCCTGGTCTGAACTCTCTTCCTCGCCATGGGCGTCTGATTCCACATTCCTGTTGCCTCTGTCTCCTGGTTCATGTCCTCAACTTCAACCCCAATCCTGATCACCAATGAGCTGATGCACGATTGT
This window harbors:
- the ALG1 gene encoding mannosyltransferase (CAZy:GT33~BUSCO:351651at4751~EggNog:ENOG410PG9S~COG:G~BUSCO:6672at33183), translating into MAVLQALVIACLSLFLATTVALVWVFPIGRARASDSDAKKASISVQIVVLGDIGHSPRMQYHAESVAKHGGRVTIIGYQTSPPKPELLSNPLVSIVALPPPPKMLQTKNNVLFPLLAVLKVLQQTWFLWSALVYRSKPAQWMLIQNPPTVPTLVMAQLACWLRNTRLIIDWHNFGYSILAMKLGPRHPMVKFLRFHEMTACRFATAHFCVSKAMARMLQQEINLVAPILVLHDRPPELFQPIVREDEKFAFLTSLPETNNFVKAYRAGRQCELLVSSTSWTQDEDFSIFLDALCQYSTHAATVDAKLPDLYVIITGKGPLQRTYLRAIAALTAEGKLRKIHIQCAWLTIQDYAKLLACSSLGVCLHTSSSGVDLPMKVVDMFGAGLPVVAWDRYQAWPELITEGVDGKGFGSAEELSRHLIDLLGEDRSQLQWLRQGARNASKRRWDDEWDPVAGEFLGLTS